One segment of Neoarius graeffei isolate fNeoGra1 chromosome 20, fNeoGra1.pri, whole genome shotgun sequence DNA contains the following:
- the LOC132869097 gene encoding zona pellucida sperm-binding protein 3-like: MGLSQVKVSVLLFFAVGLVTAQWQSLGNSQASAGLYTSILGQSSVQGSTGLPSQWIQSGSQGGSPAVAPLGPQLQNPSGAAVQQVIQQPAKPLTWHFPAAPQIPTPPTPVHFVRQPRPVLSEGVTTRCSENTVHVEVRKDLLGIDANFDVAILTLGGCAAKGVDASSRFLIYESALHDCNSKLIVTANELVYIFTLGMAPVPLGGSSLLRSAGTQVLIECHYPRFHNVSSSGLMPAWIPHASSQTAEELLVFSLRIMMEDWLFQRPSNQYYLGELINIEASVLQFHHVPLRVLVDSCVATPVPDMNAVPRYYFIDNHGCLIDAKLTQSSSHFMPYTQAAKLRFKLEAFRFQQGNSSLVYIACKLKATAASAPADTEHKACSFSENRWTAAYGADQVCSCCSSRCGSMRKGRDLSLEQGLQLEKEVNLGPIVVLERDL; encoded by the exons ATGGGTTTGAGCCAAGTAAAAGTTAGTGTACTGCTATTCTTTGCAGTTGGTTTAGTAACAGCACAATGGCAAAGTCTAGGGAATAGTCAAGCTTCTGCTGGACTTTACACTAGCATTCTAGGGCAGTCTTCAGTGCAAGGAAGTACTGGGTTGCCTTCTCAATGGATTCAAAGTGGCTCTCAAGGTGGAAGCCCTGCAGTAGCCCCACTTGGACCACAACTTCAAAATCCTTCAGGTGCTGCAGTCCAGCAAGTAATTCAGCAACCAGCGAAGCCACTGACTTGGCATTTTCCAGCAGCACCACAAATCCCAACACCACCAACCCCGGTGCACTTTGTAAGACAGCCTCGTCCTGTTCTCTCTGAGGGGGTAACAACAAGGTGCAGTGAAAACACAGTACATGTAGAGGTGAGGAAAGACTTGCTTGGAATTGATGCAAACTTTGATGTGGCTATTCTCACGCTGGGAGGCTGTGCTGCCAAAGGGGTAGATGCCTCGTCTCGATTCCTTATCTATGAATCAGCACTGCATGACTGCAACAGCAAGCTGATT GTAACTGCAAATGAGCTGGTCTATATCTTCACCCTTGGTATGGCTCCAGTGCCTCTAGGTGGCTCTTCACTTTTGAGAAGTGCTGGTACTCAGGTTCTCATTGAGTGTCACTATCCAAG ATTCCACAATGTGAGTAGCAGTGGTCTCATGCCTGCTTGGATCCCACATGCTTCATCCCAAACTGCTGAGGAGCTTCTTGTTTTCTCCTTGAGGATCATGATGG AGGACTGGCTATTCCAAAGGCCCTCCAACCAGTATTATCTGGGTGAGCTTATAAATATTGAGGCTTCAGTACTGCAGTTCCACCATGTGCCCCTGCGTGTCCTTGTAGACAGCTGTGTGGCCACTCCTGTCCCTGACATGAATGCTGTCCCAAGATATTACTTCATTGATAACCATGG GTGCCTGATTGATGCCAAGCTTACCCAGTCCAGTTCCCACTTCATGCCTTACACTCAAGCAGCTAAGCTGAGGTTTAAGCtggaagctttcaggtttcaacaaGGGAACAGTAGCTTG GTCTACATTGCCTGCAAGTTGAAGGCAACAGCAGCCTCTGCTCCTGCTGATACTGAGCACAAGGCTTGTTCGTTCTCTGAGAATAG GTGGACTGCTGCATATGGTGCTGACCAGGTGTGCAGTTGTTGCAGCAGTAGGTGTGGAAGCATGAGGAAGGGCCGTGATCTGTCCCTAGAACAAG GTTTGCAGCTGGAGAAAGAAGTTAACCTTGGCCCAATTGTGGTGCTGGAAAGGGATTTGTAG
- the LOC132869098 gene encoding zona pellucida sperm-binding protein 3-like — MGLRQVRVGELLLLFVANLVTAQWQSLGNSQTSAGLYTNILGHSSVQGSAGLPSQWIQGGSQAGNPAVAPLGLQLQNPSAAETQQVIQQPTKQLTWRFPATPQIPTPPTPVHFVRPPRPVLSEGITTKCSENTVHVEVRKDLLGTDTTANVASFTLGGCAAKGVDASSRFLIYESALHDCNSKLIVTANELVYIFILGMAPVPLSSSSLLRSAGAQVLIECHYPRFHNVSSSGLMPAWIPYASAQAAEELLVFSLRIMMEDWLFQRPSNQYYLGELINIEASVLQFHHVPLRVLVDSCVATPVPDMNAVPRYYFIDNHGCLIDAKLTQSSSHFMPYTQATKLRFQLEAFRFQQGNSSLVYIACKLKATAASAPADAEHKACSFSENRWTAAYGADQVCSCCSSRCGSMRKGRDLSLEQGLQLEKEVSLGPIVVLDKAL; from the exons ATGGGTTTGAGGCAAGTAAGAGTAGGTGAGCTGCTGTTACTCTTTGTAGCTAATTTAGTAACAGCGCAGTGGCAAAGTCTAGGGAATAGTCAAACTTCTGCTGGGCTTTACACTAACATTTTAGGACATTCTTCAGTGCAAGGAAGTGCTGGGTTACCTTCTCAATGGATTCAAGGTGGCTCTCAAGCTGGAAACCCTGCAGTAGCCCCGCTTGGACTACAACTTCAAAATCCTTCAGCTGCTGAAACCCAGCAAGTAATTCAGCAACCAACAAAGCAACTAACTTGGCGTTTTCCAGCAACACCACAAATCCCAACACCACCAACCCCGGTGCACTTTGTAAGACCACCTCGTCCTGTTCTCTCTGAGGGGATAACAACAAAGTGTAGTGAGAATACAGTGCATGTAGAGGTGAGGAAAGACTTGCTTGGAACTGATACAACTGCCAATGTGGCTAGCTTCACACTGGGAGGCTGTGCTGCCAAAGGGGTGGATGCTTCTTCCCGATTCCTTATCTATGAATCAGCACTGCATGACTGCAACAGCAAGCTGATT GTGACTGCAAATGAGCTGGTCTACATCTTCATCCTTGGTATGGCTCCAGTGCCTCTAAGTAGCTCTTCACTTCTCAGAAGTGCTGGTGCTCAGGTTCTCATTGAGTGTCATTATCCAAG ATTCCACAATGTGAGTAGCAGTGGTCTCATGCCTGCTTGGATCCCATATGCTTCAGCCCAAGCTGCTGAGGAGCTCCTTGTTTTCTCCTTGAGGATCATGATGG AGGACTGGCTATTCCAAAGGCCTTCCAACCAGTATTATCTGGGTGAGCTTATAAATATTGAGGCTTCGGTACTGCAGTTCCACCATGTGCCCCTGCGTGTCCTTGTAGACAGCTGTGTGGCCACTCCTGTCCCTGACATGAATGCTGTCCCAAGATATTACTTCATTGATAACCATGG GTGCCTGATTGATGCTAAGCTTACCCAGTCCAGTTCCCACTTCATGCCTTACACTCAAGCAACTAAGCTGAGGTTTCAGCTGGAAGCTTTCAGATTTCAACAAGGGAACAGTAGCTTG GTCTACATTGCCTGCAAGTTGAAGGCAACAGCAGCCTCTGCCCCTGCTGATGCTGAGCACAAGGCTTGTTCGTTCTCTGAGAATAG GTGGACTGCTGCATATGGTGCTGACCAGGTGTGCAGTTGTTGCAGCAGTAGGTGTGGAAGCATGAGGAAGGGCCGTGATCTGTCCCTAGAACAAG GCTTGCAGCTGGAGAAAGAAGTTAGCCTTGGCCCAATTGTGGTTCTGGACAAGGCTTTGTAG